A stretch of Astyanax mexicanus isolate ESR-SI-001 chromosome 21, AstMex3_surface, whole genome shotgun sequence DNA encodes these proteins:
- the LOC125785686 gene encoding adhesion G protein-coupled receptor E3-like, translated as MVLNAQEQLLKVETGNPEKLVSFGNAVLNKTEKLVSTLVTPTKTSYSLNISLNGLELQVFAVGPEASMKEIPQLSVNSTQMEIDLIQISNNNKGSAAVAFMSYSNMENMLKPSFFNTTDNDTVNTMMSTVVSATLPKTSDTQLTKPVNFTMKHIKETDPNGTLSCVYWKNTEWVVDGCYLVQTNSTHTVCSCVHLSTFALIMQTKPLAETSDFHLDLLNTVLVSVGLVFLSLTLLTFAICRRHLRMNNTPRINLCFSLLLAHLIFLLTQSYLNYIQPLEMLCAVLAGVLHFLFLSAFVWMLIEAVLLFISVKNLTKIRSKQKEVLGWKCLIIIGYVIPLVVVGVSVGLFPGGYGTKQCWIKMDRDFIWSFVGPVCVILAVNVIIFIGIILTLRSVLAGLNSDHSHIKQTKILVFKILVQSAILGCPWILGFFTDRSPVLEMVFLFLNSQQGTFIFLVYCVLNQEVREQYRKWTTSCCVSK; from the exons ATGGTGCTGAATGCTCAGGAGCAGCTTCTTAAAGTTGAAACAGGGAATCCTGAAAAACTTGTATCATTTGGGAACGCAGTGCTGAACAAGACTGAAAAACTGGTGTCTACACTGGTGACGCCAACAAAAACCAGCTACAGTCTAAACATCTCTCTCAATGGCTTAG AACTTCAAGTCTTTGCAGTTGGACCAGAAGCTTCAATGAAAGAAATTCCTCAGCTCAGTGTGAATAGCACTCAGATGGAAATTGACCTCATCCAGATTTCAAACAATAATAAAG GATCTGCTGCTGTGGCCTTCATGAGTTACAGTAACATGGAAAACATGCTGAAGCCCAGTTTCTTCAACACAACTGATAACGACACAGTGAACACCATGATGTCCACTGTGGTGTCAGCTACACTGCCCAAAACCAGTGACACACAACTCACCAAACCAGTTAACTTCACCATGAAGCACATTAAA GAAACTGATCCTAATGGTACTCTCTCCTGTGTGTACTGGAAGAACACTGAATGGGTTGTAGATGGTTGTTATCTTGTCCAGACCAACAGTACTCACACCGTGTGCTCCTGTGTTCACCTGTCTACCTTCGCTCTCATCATGCAGACCAAACCTTTAGCAGAAACA AGTGACTTTCATCTGGATCTGCTCAACACTGTTCTGGTATCAGTGGGACTTGTGTTCCTCAGCTTGACCCTGTTGACCTTTGCCATTTGTCGTCGACACCTGAGGATGAACAACACTCCCAGAATAAACCTGTGTTTCAGTCTTCTGCTGGCTCACCTGATCTTCCTCCTCACTCAGAGCTACTTAAACTACATCCAGCCATTAGAG ATGCTCTGTGCAGTGTTAGCAGGAGTTCTgcacttcctcttcctctctgctTTTGTGTGGATGTTGATTGAAGCCGTGCTGCTCTTCATCTCAGTGAAGAACCTCACCAAGATCAGATCCAAGCAGAAGGAGGTGCTCGGCTGGAAATGTTTGATTATAATTGGATACGTTATTCCACTGGTTGTGGTGGGCGTGTCTGTTGGGCTGTTTCCTGGTGGATACGGCACTAAACA ATGCTGGATTAAGATGGACAGAGACTTCATATGGAGTTTTGTGGGCCCTGTGTGTGTAATTCTTGCA GTTAATGTGATCATCTTTATTGGAATTATTCTCACTCTAAGATCTGTCCTGGCAGGACTGAACAGCGATCATTCTCATATCAAACAAACCAA GATTCTTGTCTTTAAAATCCTGGTTCAGAGTGCCATCCTCGGCTGCCCCTGGATTCTGGGCTTCTTTACAGATCGCAGTCCGGTGTTGGAGATGGTCTTCCTCTTCCTCAACTCCCAGCAGGGCACCTTCATCTTCCTGGTCTACTGTGTCCTCAACCAAGAG GTCAGGGAGCAATACAGAAAGTGGACAACATCCTGTTGTGTCTCCAAGTGA
- the LOC125785683 gene encoding uncharacterized protein LOC125785683 isoform X2, with amino-acid sequence MSGESGGLPLQLLHQSPRWLIVTDCPIDRGKVAASLHREIITETPSPSMVTSFRGMSSPDPTFRKLAETTFPESVVYPSLVKSLASCRVMPSDGGYTVSLANLTKSSGTLSAAVRKTPDPCPINSFVKGCSSFIRAFFTMYVSPSLNLLDCSSLRGTRKIFDASQKAPIIVFFLDVI; translated from the exons ATGTCAGGAGAATCAGGTGGTCTTCCTCTCCAGCTGTTACACCAATCACCTCG GTGGCTGATTGTCACTGACTGCCCAATAGATAGAGGAAAAGTGGCAGCCTCCCTCCACAGAGAAATTATCACCGAAACCCCCTCACCCTCGATGGTGACCTCCTTCAGAGGGATGTCTTCTCCAGATCCAACGTTTCGG AAACTTGCCGAGACCACTTTCCCCGAGAGTGTTGTGTATCCCTCCCTGGTAAAGAGCCTTGCGTCCTGCAGGGTAATGCCCTCTGATGGAGGGTATACGGTTTCCCTGGCCAACTTGACCAAGTCCTCGGGCACACTAAGTGCAGCTGTGCGGAAGACACCTGACCCATGTCCAATAAACAGTTTTGTAAAAGGCTGTTCTTCCTTTATAAGGGCATTCTTTACAATGTATGTCTCGCCTTCTTTAAATTTACTTGACTGCTCCTCCTTAAGAGGAACAAGAAAAATTTTTGATGCGTCACAGAAGGCAcccataattgttttttttttagacgtGATCTGA
- the LOC125785683 gene encoding uncharacterized protein LOC125785683 isoform X1 — MFILCSFLLINVCIVCVCVRLLVLPAPNLTGPVEQSAPPVWMSGESGGLPLQLLHQSPRWLIVTDCPIDRGKVAASLHREIITETPSPSMVTSFRGMSSPDPTFRKLAETTFPESVVYPSLVKSLASCRVMPSDGGYTVSLANLTKSSGTLSAAVRKTPDPCPINSFVKGCSSFIRAFFTMYVSPSLNLLDCSSLRGTRKIFDASQKAPIIVFFLDVI; from the exons atgtttattttgtgttcatttttgttaataaatgtttgtatagtttgcgtttgcgtccgcctcctcgtccttcccgcaCCCAACCTGACAG GCCCGGTGGAACAATCAGCTCCTCCAGTTTGGATGTCAGGAGAATCAGGTGGTCTTCCTCTCCAGCTGTTACACCAATCACCTCG GTGGCTGATTGTCACTGACTGCCCAATAGATAGAGGAAAAGTGGCAGCCTCCCTCCACAGAGAAATTATCACCGAAACCCCCTCACCCTCGATGGTGACCTCCTTCAGAGGGATGTCTTCTCCAGATCCAACGTTTCGG AAACTTGCCGAGACCACTTTCCCCGAGAGTGTTGTGTATCCCTCCCTGGTAAAGAGCCTTGCGTCCTGCAGGGTAATGCCCTCTGATGGAGGGTATACGGTTTCCCTGGCCAACTTGACCAAGTCCTCGGGCACACTAAGTGCAGCTGTGCGGAAGACACCTGACCCATGTCCAATAAACAGTTTTGTAAAAGGCTGTTCTTCCTTTATAAGGGCATTCTTTACAATGTATGTCTCGCCTTCTTTAAATTTACTTGACTGCTCCTCCTTAAGAGGAACAAGAAAAATTTTTGATGCGTCACAGAAGGCAcccataattgttttttttttagacgtGATCTGA